One window of the Rhizobiaceae bacterium genome contains the following:
- a CDS encoding polysaccharide deacetylase → MSSLSSFRVAVSLAIALSAVSPPALAEPGQTFVKADNPQYVLISFDNSNGIAEWKRSRALAAKTGARFTYFLSCVFLIPKERRASYVAPEHGAGKSNIGFAPTRDDVTERLRQIWAAHGEGHEIGSHACGHFDGKGWSKAEWLAEFRAFRTALTEAYTANGIDGEPDGWRDFAANGIKGFRAPYLSTGPGLYQALAAKGFTFDASGVSRAPERPDRSAAVTRFALPQIPEGPKERRVIAMDYNLFVRHSGGFERRDDDGVFEERTYLAFRRAFEKEISGDRTPLQLGFHFTQMNGGAYWRALERFAGEVCIRPDVACVTYSDYLARTSGDTVAAKSAAGG, encoded by the coding sequence ATGTCGTCCCTGTCATCGTTCCGTGTCGCCGTCAGCCTTGCCATCGCCCTTTCAGCCGTCAGTCCACCGGCGCTGGCCGAGCCCGGACAGACGTTCGTGAAGGCGGACAATCCGCAATATGTGCTCATCTCCTTCGACAATTCGAACGGCATCGCCGAATGGAAACGCAGTCGCGCGCTGGCGGCGAAGACCGGCGCGAGGTTCACATATTTCCTGTCCTGCGTGTTCCTGATTCCGAAGGAGCGGCGCGCGAGCTACGTCGCGCCGGAACACGGAGCGGGAAAATCCAATATCGGCTTCGCGCCAACGCGCGATGATGTCACGGAACGGCTGAGGCAGATCTGGGCGGCGCATGGCGAAGGTCACGAGATCGGCAGCCACGCCTGCGGTCATTTCGACGGCAAGGGCTGGAGCAAGGCAGAATGGCTGGCCGAGTTCCGCGCGTTCCGCACCGCGCTGACCGAGGCCTATACGGCGAACGGCATCGACGGCGAGCCGGATGGATGGCGCGATTTCGCAGCCAACGGAATCAAGGGGTTTCGCGCACCCTATCTTTCGACAGGACCGGGTCTCTATCAGGCGCTCGCAGCCAAGGGTTTCACATTCGACGCCAGCGGCGTGTCGCGCGCGCCCGAACGCCCCGACAGGTCCGCGGCGGTCACGCGCTTCGCGCTGCCGCAAATCCCGGAGGGACCCAAGGAACGGCGCGTGATCGCGATGGACTACAATCTCTTCGTCCGGCATTCGGGCGGTTTCGAGCGCCGGGATGACGACGGCGTGTTCGAGGAGCGGACCTATCTTGCGTTCCGCAGGGCATTCGAGAAGGAAATTTCTGGCGACAGGACACCGCTGCAACTCGGCTTCCATTTCACGCAGATGAACGGCGGCGCCTACTGGCGCGCTCTGGAGCGCTTTGCCGGCGAGGTCTGCATCCGCCCCGACGTCGCCTGCGTCACCTACAGCGACTATCTGGCGCGAACCAGCGGAGATACCGTCGCAGCGAAGAGCGCGGCGGGCGGCTGA
- a CDS encoding NnrU family protein, translating to MLVLILGLVIFLGTHSIRILAPEWRDRQRAAMGDGPWRGVYSLASLVGFVLIVWGFGMARAETGYLYDPPVALRHVALLLMLFSFISLAVSIFPAGRLKAMLKHPMLLSVKIWAFAHLLANGETASVVLFVAVLAWAVIDRIALKRRGAPVAQPGPAKWDAIAIAVGIVAYALFVWKLHAWLIGVSPM from the coding sequence ATGCTCGTTCTTATTCTCGGCCTCGTGATTTTTCTCGGTACGCATTCGATTCGTATCCTCGCGCCCGAATGGCGGGACCGGCAGCGTGCCGCGATGGGCGACGGGCCCTGGCGCGGCGTCTATTCCCTCGCTTCGCTTGTCGGCTTCGTGCTGATCGTCTGGGGCTTCGGCATGGCGCGCGCCGAAACCGGCTATCTTTACGATCCGCCGGTCGCGCTACGCCACGTCGCGCTCCTGCTGATGCTTTTCTCCTTCATCTCGCTCGCGGTCTCGATCTTCCCCGCCGGCCGACTGAAGGCGATGCTGAAGCATCCGATGCTGCTGTCCGTGAAGATCTGGGCCTTCGCCCATTTGCTGGCGAATGGCGAGACGGCGTCCGTCGTGTTGTTCGTGGCGGTGCTGGCCTGGGCGGTGATCGACCGCATCGCGCTGAAACGGCGTGGCGCGCCCGTTGCGCAGCCCGGCCCGGCGAAATGGGATGCCATCGCCATTGCCGTGGGCATCGTGGCTTACGCGTTGTTCGTGTGGAAACTGCATGCGTGGCTGATCGGCGTGTCGCCGATGTAG
- a CDS encoding F0F1 ATP synthase subunit A, with protein sequence MANDPIHQFQISKLIPIEIGGMDFSFTNSSLFMVLTAASAGAFLYMTTSQRGLIPSRLQSISEMSYEFIANMLRDAAGSHGMKFFPLVFSLFMFVLVANLWGMFPYFFTVTSHIIVTFALALLVIGTVIIYGFLKHGFGFLKLFVPQGVPGILVPLVVAIEVISFLSRPISLSVRLFANMLAGHITLKVFAGFVTSLSAMGAVGVIGSVLPLAMTVALTALEFLVAFLQAYVFAVLTCMYLNDALHPGH encoded by the coding sequence GTGGCAAACGATCCGATCCATCAGTTCCAGATCTCGAAGCTGATTCCGATCGAAATCGGCGGCATGGATTTCTCGTTCACCAATTCCTCTCTGTTCATGGTGCTCACCGCGGCGTCGGCCGGCGCCTTCCTTTATATGACGACCTCGCAGCGCGGGCTGATCCCGAGCCGCCTGCAGTCGATCTCCGAAATGTCCTACGAGTTCATCGCCAACATGCTGCGCGACGCCGCCGGCAGTCACGGCATGAAGTTCTTTCCGCTGGTCTTCTCGCTCTTCATGTTCGTGCTGGTCGCGAACCTCTGGGGCATGTTCCCTTATTTCTTCACTGTCACCAGTCACATCATCGTCACCTTCGCGCTGGCACTTCTGGTGATCGGCACCGTTATCATCTATGGCTTCCTGAAGCACGGCTTCGGCTTCCTGAAACTCTTCGTGCCGCAGGGCGTGCCGGGCATTCTGGTGCCGCTGGTGGTGGCGATCGAGGTCATTTCGTTCCTTTCGCGTCCGATCAGCCTTTCGGTACGTCTCTTCGCCAACATGCTCGCCGGCCACATCACGCTTAAGGTGTTCGCGGGCTTCGTCACCTCGCTCAGCGCCATGGGCGCGGTCGGCGTGATCGGCTCGGTTCTGCCGCTGGCGATGACCGTCGCGCTGACCGCTCTCGAGTTTCTCGTTGCCTTCCTGCAGGCCTACGTCTTTGCGGTGCTGACCTGCATGTACCTCAACGACGCCCTGCATCCGGGGCACTGA
- a CDS encoding YbfB/YjiJ family MFS transporter codes for MIAASVRCNMVGPMQPASPFRLALGGLFAIAAAMGIGRFVYTPILPSMMAELGLTAREAGLIASANYLGYLAGAIAAAGSWAAGRERTVMIIALAGSAAFAAAMAGVDSMPAFMLIRFLAGFASAFAMIFTTAIVFGHLGVAGRDDLQGLQFAGVGVGIAVSAMMTALLHGEGAAWTAPWIWSGVLSALALVLTAILVDRGPPGTGRRTMEPPLRLDSRLSAMVIAYGLFGFGYIVTATFLVAIVRQNGSGPLLESAVWLVTGIAVIPSVHLWSLLGRRIGLPRTFALSCVVEAVGVVASVLLGGTIGPLLGGLLLGATFIAITAIGLQLGRLAVPRSPRRILSFMTVSFSIGQIAGPALAGLLAQAAGGYLLPSLAAALALVIAAILVVRIA; via the coding sequence ATGATTGCAGCCTCGGTGCGCTGCAATATGGTCGGCCCGATGCAGCCCGCTTCTCCTTTCCGACTGGCCCTCGGCGGTCTTTTCGCGATTGCCGCCGCAATGGGCATCGGACGCTTCGTCTATACGCCGATCCTGCCATCCATGATGGCGGAACTCGGTTTGACGGCACGCGAGGCCGGTTTGATCGCTTCCGCCAACTATCTGGGTTATCTCGCCGGCGCCATCGCGGCGGCCGGCAGCTGGGCTGCCGGCCGCGAGCGCACGGTGATGATCATCGCCCTTGCCGGGAGCGCCGCGTTCGCCGCGGCGATGGCAGGCGTCGATTCGATGCCAGCGTTCATGCTCATCCGGTTTCTTGCCGGCTTCGCCAGCGCCTTCGCCATGATCTTCACGACCGCGATCGTTTTCGGGCATCTCGGCGTGGCGGGACGCGACGATCTTCAAGGCCTGCAATTCGCCGGCGTCGGGGTGGGCATTGCCGTATCGGCGATGATGACCGCGCTTCTGCACGGCGAGGGTGCGGCATGGACCGCGCCATGGATATGGTCCGGAGTCCTGTCTGCGCTGGCGCTGGTTCTCACTGCCATCCTGGTCGATCGCGGCCCGCCCGGCACAGGCCGCAGGACGATGGAGCCGCCGCTGCGCCTCGATTCCAGGCTCTCCGCCATGGTCATCGCCTATGGTCTGTTCGGTTTCGGCTACATCGTCACCGCTACTTTTCTCGTCGCCATCGTCAGGCAGAACGGCTCGGGGCCGCTGCTCGAATCGGCGGTATGGCTGGTCACCGGCATCGCCGTCATCCCTTCCGTCCACCTCTGGTCGCTGCTTGGCCGGCGCATAGGCTTGCCGCGCACATTCGCGCTGAGCTGCGTCGTGGAGGCGGTCGGCGTGGTGGCGAGCGTGTTGCTCGGCGGCACGATCGGCCCGTTGCTGGGTGGTCTGCTGCTCGGCGCCACCTTCATCGCCATCACCGCGATCGGCCTTCAGCTCGGACGACTCGCGGTGCCGCGGTCGCCCCGCCGCATCCTGTCCTTCATGACTGTTTCGTTCAGCATCGGCCAGATCGCGGGGCCGGCGCTGGCCGGCCTGCTGGCGCAGGCGGCGGGCGGCTATCTGCTGCCTTCGCTCGCCGCCGCGCTCGCCCTTGTGATCGCGGCGATACTGGTCGTCCGCATCGCGTGA
- a CDS encoding tetratricopeptide repeat protein, producing the protein MSDDTFIREVNEEMRREQAQAIWDRYGPAAIAIAVLVVLATAAWVAYDYWDTSRANASGDKFSQALVLANSDKADEALAALKDLEDNGYGAYPLLARMRAATVLADKGDVAGAVAEFDAVAADTSIPVAIRDMAKLRAAFLLVDNGSYADVANRAESLAADTNPLRFSAREAMALSAWKEGKAADALKLYEQITADQNAPRNSRERATMMAELIRGSGDAS; encoded by the coding sequence ATGTCGGACGATACCTTTATCCGCGAAGTGAACGAGGAGATGCGCCGCGAGCAGGCTCAGGCGATCTGGGATCGTTATGGCCCCGCGGCCATCGCCATCGCCGTACTGGTGGTTCTGGCGACGGCGGCGTGGGTCGCCTACGACTATTGGGACACGTCGCGGGCCAATGCGTCGGGCGACAAGTTCTCGCAGGCTTTGGTGCTCGCCAACAGCGACAAGGCCGACGAGGCGCTCGCCGCGCTCAAGGATCTCGAGGACAATGGCTACGGCGCCTATCCGCTGCTGGCCCGCATGCGCGCCGCCACCGTGCTTGCCGACAAGGGCGATGTCGCCGGCGCGGTCGCGGAGTTCGACGCGGTCGCGGCCGACACTTCCATTCCCGTCGCTATCCGCGACATGGCGAAGCTGCGCGCCGCCTTCCTGCTGGTCGACAATGGCAGCTACGCCGATGTCGCAAACCGCGCGGAATCGTTGGCGGCGGACACCAATCCGCTGCGTTTCTCGGCGCGTGAGGCGATGGCCCTGTCCGCGTGGAAGGAAGGCAAGGCCGCCGACGCGTTGAAGCTTTACGAGCAGATCACCGCCGATCAGAATGCGCCGCGCAACAGCCGTGAGCGGGCGACCATGATGGCCGAACTGATCCGCGGCTCCGGCGATGCGTCGTGA
- a CDS encoding AtpZ/AtpI family protein: protein MADNDGPGETGDTRPGTSGSAGREGDLERRRRDLDAILAARRPAKGIEADKPKSGGMAGFGNALKLSSEFIAGILVGVGLGWVIDHWAGTSPWGLIVFLFLGFGAGVLNVLRSVGRVAEAGIRQPEDKGGTPPKT, encoded by the coding sequence ATGGCCGATAATGACGGGCCAGGCGAAACCGGCGATACCAGGCCCGGAACGAGCGGAAGTGCTGGCCGTGAAGGCGATCTCGAACGCCGCCGCCGTGATCTCGACGCGATACTTGCGGCGAGACGGCCGGCAAAAGGGATCGAGGCTGACAAGCCGAAGTCGGGCGGAATGGCCGGGTTCGGCAATGCACTCAAACTGTCGAGCGAGTTCATCGCCGGCATTTTGGTTGGTGTGGGGCTGGGTTGGGTGATCGATCACTGGGCGGGTACGTCGCCCTGGGGATTGATCGTCTTTCTTTTCTTGGGCTTCGGCGCCGGCGTGCTGAATGTCCTGAGGTCGGTCGGCAGGGTTGCCGAAGCCGGCATCAGGCAACCGGAAGACAAAGGCGGTACGCCGCCGAAAACGTGA
- a CDS encoding cell wall hydrolase, with product MQRFRLARRASYALPAARSFLSPLVVGLGLWVGFPTVAAYQDMTSMVSGLEGQGARWTAFVEKSVAGSLHVAEMPFANADDVTGSISGSGVEMPGIGKVALLAKGAKHAGSSDEARINRADKRDRVVKVVPVAPPKAFNAGSVFRRSSSLLRPTLDGDLKMAFARPDIAGKEIEIAAAFHPTVEKKVHPAVPSYLADLVTNDKPDVLATAYAPAEPDYAKASPFETLLRDEKPNGGRFIPPMLPGDHAWMETPLPASAFSPKEQECLANAIYFEARGESTRGQAAVAQVVLNRVRNPAYPDSICGVVYQNQDWKNRCQFSFACDGIKDRVLSPWHYRRAREIAMAVTAGKIFIPEVGSSTHYYAQYVSPGWARTMKKMTKIGLHIFYRTYGGGWS from the coding sequence GTGCAGCGATTTCGTCTGGCGCGGCGGGCGTCCTATGCCTTGCCTGCGGCGCGGTCCTTCCTGTCTCCGTTGGTGGTTGGTCTCGGCCTTTGGGTCGGATTTCCGACGGTTGCCGCCTATCAGGACATGACCAGCATGGTCTCGGGGCTCGAAGGGCAGGGCGCACGCTGGACCGCTTTCGTCGAAAAATCCGTCGCCGGCTCCCTGCATGTTGCGGAGATGCCGTTCGCCAATGCGGATGACGTGACCGGATCGATATCCGGTTCGGGCGTCGAGATGCCCGGCATAGGCAAGGTCGCGCTGCTGGCAAAGGGCGCCAAACACGCCGGCAGCAGCGACGAGGCCCGCATCAACCGCGCCGACAAGCGCGACCGCGTCGTCAAGGTGGTCCCGGTGGCGCCGCCGAAGGCCTTCAACGCCGGCTCGGTTTTCCGGCGCAGCAGCTCGCTTCTGCGGCCGACGCTCGACGGCGATCTGAAGATGGCCTTCGCCAGGCCGGACATCGCCGGCAAGGAGATCGAGATCGCCGCCGCTTTCCATCCGACAGTGGAAAAGAAGGTGCATCCCGCTGTCCCGAGCTATCTCGCGGACCTCGTCACCAACGACAAGCCCGATGTGCTCGCCACCGCCTATGCGCCGGCCGAGCCCGACTATGCGAAGGCCTCGCCCTTCGAGACGCTGCTGCGCGACGAAAAACCGAACGGCGGCCGTTTCATCCCGCCTATGCTGCCGGGCGACCACGCCTGGATGGAGACGCCTCTCCCGGCCTCGGCGTTCTCGCCGAAGGAACAGGAGTGCCTCGCCAACGCCATCTACTTCGAGGCGCGGGGCGAATCGACGCGCGGACAGGCTGCCGTCGCGCAGGTAGTGCTCAATCGTGTGCGCAATCCCGCCTATCCGGATTCGATCTGCGGCGTCGTCTACCAGAATCAGGACTGGAAGAACCGCTGCCAGTTCTCCTTCGCCTGCGACGGCATCAAGGACCGGGTGCTCAGCCCGTGGCACTACCGCCGCGCCAGGGAAATCGCCATGGCGGTGACGGCCGGCAAGATTTTCATCCCCGAGGTCGGCTCGTCCACGCATTACTATGCGCAATATGTCAGCCCGGGCTGGGCGCGCACGATGAAGAAGATGACCAAGATCGGTCTTCACATCTTCTACCGCACCTATGGCGGCGGCTGGAGCTAG
- a CDS encoding F0F1 ATP synthase subunit B: MFVTPGYAQEAAPAEGEAHDAAAGETGHATETHASTEHAKGEFPPFSPQYYPSQILWLVITFGLFYLFLKKVVLPRVGGILEVRRDRIAGDLDQAARMKAEADAAIAAYEQELAEARAKANAIGQEARDGAKTEAEVQRKQIEKDLEGKLGESEARIASIKASAMKEVGSIAEDTATAIVQQLVSGKTDKAAIAAAVKAARE; this comes from the coding sequence ATGTTTGTGACACCTGGCTATGCTCAGGAAGCGGCTCCGGCCGAAGGCGAGGCGCATGATGCGGCCGCCGGCGAAACCGGACATGCCACGGAGACGCATGCGTCGACCGAGCACGCGAAAGGCGAGTTTCCGCCTTTCAGCCCGCAATACTACCCGTCCCAGATACTCTGGCTGGTCATCACCTTCGGGCTTTTCTACCTTTTCCTGAAGAAAGTCGTCCTGCCGCGGGTCGGTGGCATTCTCGAAGTCCGCCGCGACCGCATCGCCGGCGATCTCGATCAGGCGGCCCGCATGAAGGCGGAGGCCGACGCGGCCATCGCCGCCTATGAGCAGGAACTCGCCGAGGCCCGGGCCAAGGCGAACGCCATCGGCCAGGAAGCGCGCGACGGCGCCAAAACGGAAGCCGAGGTCCAGCGCAAGCAGATCGAGAAGGATCTTGAAGGCAAGCTCGGCGAATCGGAAGCGCGCATCGCCTCCATCAAGGCTTCGGCCATGAAGGAAGTCGGTTCGATCGCGGAGGATACCGCTACCGCGATCGTTCAGCAGCTCGTCAGCGGGAAGACCGACAAGGCGGCGATCGCCGCCGCCGTCAAGGCAGCACGGGAGTAG
- the der gene encoding ribosome biogenesis GTPase Der, with product MSFTAAIIGRPNVGKSTLFNRLVGRRLALVDDTPGVTRDRRVHAAKLYDLTFDVIDTAGFEDSGPETLAGRMRRQTEIAISEADIILFVIDAKGGLLPDDKTFADIVRHSGKPVVLVANKAEARGAGAGMLEAWEVGLGEPVPISAEHGQGMPDLRDAIVEALGEERALGSDDEDKDLIAESEVLIGEDVEPDDEEPAYDDTRPLRIAVVGRPNAGKSTLINALIGEERLLTGPEAGITRDSISVDWDWRGRKIRLFDTAGMRRKARVQEKLEKLSVSDGLRAVRFAEVVIIVLDATIPFEKQDLQIADLIIREGRAPVIAFSKWDLIDEPQRVLAELREKTERLLPQARGIRAVPLSAETERGLDKLMEAVIATHQVWNRRVSTGRLNRWLEGILAHHPPPAVAGRRLKIKYVTQAKTRPPGFVVSCSRPDAMPQSYVRYLVNNLRDAFDMPGVPIRVALRTSDNPFAGRAKKRG from the coding sequence ATGAGCTTCACCGCAGCCATAATCGGCCGGCCGAACGTCGGTAAGTCGACGCTGTTCAACCGGCTCGTCGGCCGGCGGCTGGCGCTCGTCGACGACACGCCGGGCGTGACGCGAGACCGCCGCGTCCATGCAGCAAAACTCTACGATCTGACCTTCGACGTCATCGATACGGCCGGTTTCGAGGATTCCGGCCCGGAAACGCTCGCCGGCCGCATGCGCCGGCAGACCGAGATCGCCATAAGCGAGGCCGACATCATCCTTTTCGTGATCGATGCGAAGGGCGGACTGCTCCCCGACGACAAGACCTTCGCCGACATTGTGCGGCATTCCGGCAAGCCGGTCGTGCTCGTCGCCAACAAGGCCGAGGCGCGCGGTGCCGGCGCCGGCATGCTGGAGGCGTGGGAGGTCGGCCTCGGCGAGCCTGTTCCGATCTCCGCCGAACATGGTCAGGGCATGCCCGATCTTCGCGACGCCATCGTGGAGGCGCTGGGCGAGGAACGTGCGCTGGGCTCGGACGACGAGGACAAAGACCTCATCGCCGAAAGCGAAGTGCTGATCGGCGAGGATGTCGAGCCGGATGACGAAGAGCCGGCCTATGACGACACCAGGCCGCTGCGCATCGCCGTGGTCGGCCGCCCGAACGCGGGCAAGTCGACCCTCATCAACGCGCTGATCGGTGAGGAACGCCTGCTCACGGGTCCTGAAGCCGGCATCACGCGCGATTCGATCTCTGTCGACTGGGACTGGCGTGGCCGCAAGATCCGCCTGTTCGACACGGCCGGCATGCGTCGCAAGGCGCGGGTTCAGGAAAAGCTGGAAAAGCTCTCCGTGTCGGATGGCCTACGCGCCGTGCGCTTCGCCGAAGTCGTCATCATCGTGCTCGATGCGACGATCCCCTTTGAGAAGCAGGACCTGCAGATCGCCGACCTGATCATCCGCGAGGGCAGGGCGCCTGTCATCGCCTTCTCCAAATGGGACCTGATCGACGAGCCGCAGCGCGTGCTTGCCGAACTGCGCGAGAAGACCGAACGGCTGCTGCCGCAGGCGCGCGGCATTCGTGCCGTTCCTCTCTCGGCCGAAACGGAGCGCGGCCTCGACAAGCTGATGGAAGCCGTTATCGCGACCCATCAGGTCTGGAACCGCCGCGTTTCCACTGGCCGGCTCAACCGCTGGCTGGAAGGCATTCTGGCGCACCATCCGCCGCCGGCCGTTGCCGGCCGCCGGTTGAAGATCAAATATGTGACGCAGGCGAAGACCCGGCCGCCGGGCTTCGTCGTCTCGTGCTCGCGCCCCGACGCGATGCCCCAATCCTACGTGCGCTATCTGGTCAACAATCTGCGCGACGCCTTCGACATGCCGGGCGTTCCGATCCGCGTCGCCCTGCGGACCTCGGACAATCCGTTCGCCGGCAGGGCGAAGAAGCGCGGCTGA
- a CDS encoding aminopeptidase — protein MSANPSAAIDPAKLDRLAEVAIKVGLQLAPGQDLVMTSSMAALPLARLITEHAYKAGAGLVTCLFSDDEMTLARFRHGADASFDRAADWLYEAQAKAFAAGAARLAVRGENPMLLANEDPAKVARANKANSLAYRPALEKITGFYINWTIVAYPDAAWAKLVFPNDAEDVAVRKLADAIFSASRVDVDDPVANWKAHNAALKSRTAWLNGKNFHALHFTGPGTDLTIGLADGHEWKGGASLAKNGVTCNPNIPTEEVFTTPHARRVEGRVSSTKPLSYQGTLIDNIEVRFEGGRIVEAKASRGEAVLQKVLDTDEGARRLGEVALVPHSSPISKSGLLFYNTLFDENAACHIALGQCYSDCFVNGATLTPEQIAAQGGNKSLIHIDWMIGSGQIDIDGLDASGGRTPVMRKGEWA, from the coding sequence ATGAGCGCCAATCCTTCCGCCGCTATCGATCCCGCCAAACTGGACAGGCTGGCGGAAGTCGCCATCAAGGTCGGGCTGCAGCTTGCGCCCGGGCAGGATCTGGTGATGACGTCCTCCATGGCTGCGCTGCCGTTGGCGCGGCTCATCACCGAACATGCCTATAAAGCGGGCGCGGGGCTGGTGACGTGCCTCTTCTCCGACGACGAGATGACGCTTGCCCGCTTCCGCCATGGCGCCGACGCCAGCTTCGACCGGGCAGCCGACTGGCTCTACGAGGCGCAGGCGAAGGCCTTTGCCGCCGGAGCGGCGCGGCTCGCCGTGCGCGGCGAAAACCCGATGCTGCTCGCCAACGAGGACCCGGCGAAGGTGGCGCGCGCCAACAAGGCGAATTCGCTCGCCTATCGGCCCGCGCTGGAGAAGATCACCGGTTTCTATATCAACTGGACCATCGTCGCCTATCCCGACGCGGCGTGGGCGAAGCTCGTCTTCCCGAACGACGCGGAAGACGTGGCGGTCAGGAAACTCGCCGATGCGATCTTTTCGGCGTCGCGCGTCGACGTCGACGATCCGGTGGCAAACTGGAAGGCGCACAATGCGGCCCTGAAGAGCCGCACGGCATGGCTCAACGGCAAGAACTTCCATGCGCTGCACTTCACCGGTCCCGGCACCGACCTGACGATCGGGCTCGCCGATGGCCACGAATGGAAGGGCGGCGCGTCGCTCGCCAAGAATGGCGTGACCTGCAACCCGAACATCCCGACCGAGGAGGTGTTCACCACGCCGCATGCGCGACGCGTCGAAGGCCGCGTGTCGAGCACCAAGCCTCTCTCCTATCAGGGCACGCTGATCGACAATATCGAAGTGCGCTTCGAGGGCGGACGCATCGTCGAGGCGAAAGCCTCCAGGGGCGAAGCCGTATTGCAGAAGGTCCTGGATACCGACGAAGGCGCGCGCCGGCTCGGCGAAGTGGCGCTGGTGCCGCATTCCTCGCCGATCTCGAAGAGCGGACTCCTGTTCTACAATACGCTGTTCGACGAGAACGCCGCCTGCCACATCGCGCTCGGCCAGTGTTATTCAGACTGCTTCGTCAACGGAGCCACGCTGACGCCAGAGCAGATCGCCGCGCAAGGCGGCAACAAGAGCCTGATCCATATCGACTGGATGATCGGCTCGGGCCAGATCGACATCGACGGGCTGGACGCCAGCGGCGGCCGCACGCCGGTCATGCGCAAGGGCGAGTGGGCCTAG
- a CDS encoding F0F1 ATP synthase subunit C gives MEAEAARYIGAGIACLGMGGAGIGLGTIFGNYLAGALRNPSAADGQFGRLIFGFAVTEALGIFSLLVALLALFG, from the coding sequence ATGGAAGCTGAAGCAGCACGTTACATCGGCGCTGGTATTGCATGCCTCGGCATGGGTGGCGCAGGCATCGGCCTGGGCACCATTTTCGGTAACTACCTGGCGGGCGCGCTGCGCAACCCCTCCGCCGCCGACGGCCAGTTCGGCCGCCTGATCTTCGGCTTCGCCGTGACGGAAGCTCTGGGCATCTTCTCGCTGCTCGTCGCGCTTCTGGCGCTGTTCGGCTGA
- the sbmA gene encoding peptide antibiotic transporter SbmA: protein MFVSFFPKPKLFFASAVLWSLVLVIVWFMGGEQLGAALGLPPAAADAPPIIGVSVFWSKPFLWFYAYFAVGVLLFYAFWSWFSPHPWQRWSILGSALILFIVYFQVQVSVAVNNWYGPFWDYIQNVMSKQTTSNTTEYYGQVASFAGLALVGMNVAVLNAFLVSHWIFRWRTAMNNYYMAHWSKLRHIEGASQRVQEDTMRFSQIMEGLGVSFVDSIMTLIAFMPVLIRLSTHITELPLVGAIPHPLVIAAVGWSLFGTICLIVAGVKLPGLQFRNQRVEAAYRKELVYGEDDADRARPATVSELFANVRKNYFRLYFHYVYFNVVRYTYLQANNIFSLLILGPSIVAGTISLGLMNQISYAFSQVTSSFQFLVNSWSTIVELLSVHKRLRAFEAAIDDEPLPDIDQRYLERERAGMAAHEQPAS, encoded by the coding sequence GTGTTCGTTTCCTTCTTTCCGAAGCCGAAATTGTTCTTCGCGTCGGCTGTTCTGTGGAGCCTTGTCCTCGTCATTGTCTGGTTCATGGGCGGCGAGCAGTTGGGAGCCGCCCTCGGCCTGCCGCCCGCTGCGGCCGACGCCCCGCCCATCATCGGCGTATCGGTCTTCTGGTCGAAGCCGTTTCTTTGGTTCTATGCCTATTTCGCGGTCGGCGTGCTGCTGTTCTACGCCTTCTGGAGCTGGTTTTCGCCCCATCCCTGGCAGCGCTGGTCGATACTGGGTTCCGCGCTCATTCTTTTCATCGTCTATTTTCAGGTGCAGGTCAGCGTCGCCGTCAACAACTGGTACGGGCCGTTCTGGGATTACATCCAGAACGTGATGAGCAAGCAGACCACGTCGAACACGACGGAATATTACGGTCAGGTCGCGAGCTTCGCTGGCCTCGCGCTTGTCGGCATGAATGTCGCCGTGCTCAACGCCTTCCTTGTCAGCCATTGGATCTTCCGGTGGCGGACGGCGATGAACAACTACTACATGGCGCACTGGAGCAAGCTCCGCCACATCGAGGGCGCGTCGCAACGTGTTCAGGAGGACACGATGCGCTTTTCGCAGATCATGGAAGGCCTTGGCGTCTCCTTCGTCGATTCGATCATGACGCTGATCGCGTTCATGCCGGTGCTGATCCGCCTTTCCACGCACATTACCGAACTGCCGCTGGTCGGAGCGATCCCGCACCCGCTGGTGATCGCCGCGGTCGGCTGGTCGCTCTTCGGCACGATCTGCCTCATCGTCGCGGGCGTGAAGCTCCCCGGACTGCAATTCCGCAACCAGCGGGTCGAGGCGGCCTATCGCAAGGAACTCGTTTACGGCGAGGACGATGCCGATCGCGCGCGGCCGGCGACCGTTTCGGAACTCTTCGCCAACGTGCGAAAGAACTACTTCCGCCTCTATTTCCACTACGTCTATTTCAACGTGGTGCGCTATACCTACCTCCAGGCCAACAACATCTTCTCCCTGTTGATCCTCGGGCCGTCCATCGTCGCCGGAACGATCTCGCTCGGGCTAATGAACCAGATCAGCTATGCCTTCAGCCAGGTCACGTCCTCGTTCCAGTTCCTCGTGAATTCCTGGTCGACCATCGTGGAACTGCTGTCGGTTCACAAGCGTCTGCGGGCGTTCGAGGCGGCCATAGACGACGAGCCGCTGCCGGACATCGATCAGCGCTATCTCGAACGCGAGCGCGCCGGAATGGCCGCCCACGAGCAGCCGGCGTCCTGA